The genomic stretch CGCGCCGCGAACTCGCTGAACTACCGGGTCTCCTGGCAGACGACCCTCGGCGCCGCGCCGAAGGACCTGATCGAGAACAACGCGAGCCCCTGGTCGGGGGATCACTGCTCGAACCACCCCGACGACGTGCACGGGATCCTCTTCTCGAACCGCAAGCTCAACCGCGACAATCCCGCGATGATCGACATCGCCCCGACGGTGCTCCACACGCTGGGCGTGGAGGTCCCCGCGGCCATGGACGGGAAGCCGCTGCATTGAGAACCGCCCTCGCGGCGATGCTCGCGGCGCTCGCGCTCGGCCGGGCGTGGGGCGCGGACGCGGATCCCCCGCGCCTGCGCGCCATGCGGGGTGAGATCGAGCGTTTGCGAGGCGAGCTGGCGGAGCTGCGGACGCGCGAGTCGGGGCTGCTCGGGGAGGTGACGCGCCTGTCCGCCGAGCTCCGCCTGAAGCAGGCCGAGGCGGAGGAGGCCTTTGCCCGCCTCTCGGAGAACGAGCTCCGCCTCGCCGAACGCGACGCGGAGGTCACCCGTCTCGAAACCGCGCTCGCGCAGCGGCTTGGCTACCTCCGATTCCGGCTGCGCGAGATCTACAAGGCGGGACCGCACGGGGCGATCTCGCGCACCCTGAACACGAGCGGCGACGTCGTCGCGGCGGTGCGTTACGCGACGTGGCTCGGAGAGCGCGACGCGCGGCGCCTGCGGGAGTACCGGGAGCTGCGCACGCGCGCGGCGGCGGAGCGCGAGGCGCTCGCGAGCGAACGCGTGGCGCTGGCGGCGCTTCGGCTCGAGACCGACGCCGCGCGGCGCGCGCTCGAGTCCACGCGGGCCGAGCGCGCGAGACTTCTGGATTCGATCCGATCCGATCGGGAGAAACACCAGGCCGCGCTCGGGGAGCTCGAAGGGGCCTCCCGCGAGATCGGTCGCCTGGTCGCCGAGCTCGGTCGGGACGCGCCCACGCCGCGCCTGAACGTCGCGAAGTTCCGCGGGCTTCTCGACTGGCCGGCGCCCGGGCGGGTCGCGGTCCCCTTCGGGCCCCGGATCCACCCGAAATTCAAGACGACGGTCCCGCATCCCGGAGTCGAGCTGGCGGCGAACGAGGGGGACGACATCCGGGCGGTTTTCGAAGGCCGGGTCCTCTACGCCGCGAACCTGCAGGGGTACGGCCTCACCGCGATCCTCGACCACGGCGCGGGGGTCGTCTCGATCTACGCCCACGCCTCGGTCCTGCTCGTCTCCAAGGGGCAGGACGTCGGCCGCGGGGAACGGATCGGGAAGGTGGGGGACAGCGGCTCCCTCGAAGGACCCGGTTTGTACTTCGAGATCCGGGAGGCCGGAAAACCCGTCGATCCCGGAGTCTGGCTGCGCCGCAGATGAGATCCACGGCTTGAGTGCTTGCCGGGGGCTCCCGGCCTCGGTAACTTGAGTGGGACGACGACCCCGAAAGGGAAGGAGCGTTCATGGAGATGCCTCGCGGCCGCTGGGTGCTTCTGGCGATCTCGACCGTGGTCGTGCTGGGGGTGCTCGGCGGGGGGCTGGCGCTGCAGGCGGGAGCCGCCGACGGCGCCTATCGCCAGGTCCTCACCTTCTCCGAGGTCCTGTCGCTCGTTCTCGACAACTACGTGGACCCGGTCGAGCAGGAGGAGCTCCTCGAAGGCGCCTACGAGGGGCTTCTGGGCGGTCTGGACGACCGCGGCGCCTATCTCAGCTCCGCCGAGGTCGCCGAGTGGAAGAAGCCGGCGGGTGATCCGCTCGCGGAGGTCGGCCTGAGCGTCCTCAAGGCGGGCTCCGTCGTCCAGGTGGTGGCCGTGACGTCGGGCTCGCCGGCCGATCGCGCGGGAATCGAGGTCGGCGACCAGATCCGCCGCTTGGACGGGCGCCCGGTCCGGACCCTCTCGTGGGACCAGATCGTGCGACGCCTGCGCGGGGCGCCCGGAAGCTCGGTGCGCCTTTCGATCGTGCACCCCCGCGAGGGATTCAAGCGGCAGGACCTCGACCTCGCCCGCGCGTCGCTCACTCCGCCGGGGTACGACGTCGAGGTGGAGGCGGGCGTCGGGATCATCGCGGTTCGGGACCTCGCACGGGTAAAGGCCGACGCCCTGGAGGCCGACCTCAAGAAGATCCGGGCGCAGGGGGCGGCGCGGCTGCTCGTCGACCTGCGCAACGTCGCGGGGGGCTCGCCCCGCGACGTCGCTCCGATCGCCGGGTTGTTCGCGACCGGGCCCGCCTTCGTGCTGAAGGACAAGCAGGGGCGCTCCGTCGAGACCGTGACGGCGAAAGGCGACGGCGCCGCGTGGTCCGGCCCGGTCGCCGTGCTCGTCAACGGCGGCACCGCCGGTTCCGCCGAGGCGCTCGTGCGCTGGCTGCAGGGGCGCCGCGAGGCGAAGGTCTTCGGCGAGGGGACCTTCGG from Candidatus Polarisedimenticolaceae bacterium encodes the following:
- a CDS encoding peptidoglycan DD-metalloendopeptidase family protein, giving the protein MRTALAAMLAALALGRAWGADADPPRLRAMRGEIERLRGELAELRTRESGLLGEVTRLSAELRLKQAEAEEAFARLSENELRLAERDAEVTRLETALAQRLGYLRFRLREIYKAGPHGAISRTLNTSGDVVAAVRYATWLGERDARRLREYRELRTRAAAEREALASERVALAALRLETDAARRALESTRAERARLLDSIRSDREKHQAALGELEGASREIGRLVAELGRDAPTPRLNVAKFRGLLDWPAPGRVAVPFGPRIHPKFKTTVPHPGVELAANEGDDIRAVFEGRVLYAANLQGYGLTAILDHGAGVVSIYAHASVLLVSKGQDVGRGERIGKVGDSGSLEGPGLYFEIREAGKPVDPGVWLRRR
- a CDS encoding S41 family peptidase; this translates as MEMPRGRWVLLAISTVVVLGVLGGGLALQAGAADGAYRQVLTFSEVLSLVLDNYVDPVEQEELLEGAYEGLLGGLDDRGAYLSSAEVAEWKKPAGDPLAEVGLSVLKAGSVVQVVAVTSGSPADRAGIEVGDQIRRLDGRPVRTLSWDQIVRRLRGAPGSSVRLSIVHPREGFKRQDLDLARASLTPPGYDVEVEAGVGIIAVRDLARVKADALEADLKKIRAQGAARLLVDLRNVAGGSPRDVAPIAGLFATGPAFVLKDKQGRSVETVTAKGDGAAWSGPVAVLVNGGTAGSAEALVRWLQGRREAKVFGEGTFGLGPEPKLVELPDGGGLLIPAYLWETTAGKRWSDEGIKPDTEVRAELRAEGKLVDALAEQRRRTIEAWSKEGATAEARPKAA